The Pyxidicoccus sp. MSG2 DNA segment AGCGGGAAGGCGCAGAGGAAGTCGCTCACCACGTCGCCCACCGCCCGGTTGGACAGGAAGTGGTAGTGCGCCGCCTCGTGCATCAGCGCCAGCATCGCGTGCTGCCGCGAGGCGATGATGAGCGCGGCGATGGGCCACGCCCACCAGCGGTCCACCAGGACGACGGCGGTAAAGCACGCGGCGATGACCAGCCACTGGCTCGCCAGCGCCCACAGCGCCCGCACGTTGCTCACCTGCGACATCTCACGCGTCACCGATGCCAGCGCCTTGCGGTCAACCCGGCGGGCGAACTGGACATCCGCCTCGTCCACTACTTCGGCGTACATAGTTGGGGGGCTCCTTCTGCTTCACTGGGAAGCAGGGTGTACCTAGACTCTTTCTCCCGAAAGAGGGTGGTCTGGCAAGAATATTCTTTCAACACCGGAAGCCCGCCAGAGTGAAACTACCCTTTAAGGTCAGGAAGTACCCAATGGGGGTTTTCCTTGACTCGGTGATTCACTCCGAGTGCGGTGCGAATCGACCAGGGGTTGTAGGCGTCGTCGGGTCCGGGAGCAGGACTCCAGACATGCGAAGGGCCTGGAGACCGTCTCCGGTCGCCAGGCCCTCGTACATTGCTCTACCGGGGTGTGGCTACACCTGATGTGTCCATTCCACCTTCAGGTGCTTCATCTGGCGCAGGACGATGCTCTGCCACGTGCCGTAGTCCTGGTGGGGGACGAGCTTCAGCTCCGGCAGGCGGTCCAGCAGGACGTTGGTGGTGATTTGGAACTGGAGACGGGCCAGCGGGGCGCCCAGGCAGAAGTGGGTGCCGCGGCCGTAGGTGAGGTGCTGGGGCACCTTCTCGCGGTTGATGTCCAGCTTGTTGGCGTAGGGGCAGAGTGATTCGTCCCGGCTGCCGGCGGCGTAGAGCAGCATCAGGCGCGAGCCCGCCGGAATCTTCACCCCGCCCACCATGACGTCCTCGCGCGCGGTGCGGAGCATGGAGTGCTGGACGGAGTCGAAGCGGCTGGCCTCCTCGCAGAACTTCGGCACCAGCTCGCGGTTGGCGCGGAGCTGCTCCCACAGGCCGTGCTCCAGGGCCAGCTTCCAGGTATTGGCCATCAGCGCGGTGGTGGACTCGTGGCCGGCGGACAGCATGGACGCGCCAATGGCCATGACGAGCTCGTCGATGGTGAGCGCCTCGCCGTCGTCCTCCACGGCCACCAGGTAGCTGGTGAGGTCCTCGCGCGGAGCCTTGCGGCGCTCCTCAATCAGCCGGACGCAGTACTGCTGGAACTCGATGACACCGTTCGCCATCTCCACCTGCTTCTCGGGGGCGATGTGCTCGAAGGTGAGCTGCTGCCAGTCCGCGCTCCAGCGCTTGATCTTCCAGACGTCCTCGGCCGGCACGCCCATGATGCCGAGGATGACGTAGGCCGGCAGGGGGTAGGCGAGCTGCTCCACGAGGTCCGCGCGGCTGTCGCCGGCGAACTTGTCGACGAGCTCGTTGGCCATCTTCTGGATGAAGGGCGCCATGCCGTTGATGCGCTGGGCGGTGAAGCCGCGGTTCATCAGCCGGCGCAGGCGGGTGTGGTCCGGCGGGTCCATGCCCAGGAGCACGTGCCGCGTGTCATGGCCCTTGGCGAGGATGGCCTTCGCCTCCTCCGTCAGGTGGGTGCCGCTGCCCAGCATGTCCTTGTTCGAGAAGCGCGCCGGGTCCTTCAGGATGGCGGTGATGTCCTCGAAGCGGCTGACCAGCCACATGTTCAGCATGGGGCTGAAGGTGACGGGCTCTTCCTTGCGCAGCTTTTCGAAGAAGGGGTGGGGGTTCTCCACGTGGGGGCCCGCGAACGGGTTGTACTGGGCGCCCAGGTGGGGGGAGCGCACCGCTGCTGTGGCGTGGGCGGGGACTCCGGTCTCTTCCTGCTTCTGGACTGTCACGGGCATGGCATGACTCATCAGGTCGAGCGCGCCCCCCCGGCTCGCTCCCCTGGTTACGGGTTGGCTGGCAATGGAGGGGGATTGGGCCCCTTCACGCGGGAACGACTGGGATGTGGGCGAGCCTGAAAGGAACAACCGAGCAGGGTGGGGCTCGCCCTGGACGTCAGCCTATACAACAAATCCCAGAATCTTTACCAGTTAGAGCGAATTTTTCTAGTGACACGGGTTTATGGTGACACCGTGACATTCCGCTACAGGCAGATAAATGCCCGTTCTGGAAGGGTTTTCCACCGCGAGTGACGGGAAGGTGGCCGCCGGGTGCGACCTCCGGGCAGGCCGAATCGACTCGCCTGGACGGGTGGGCCAGGCGGCGGGCGCCGCGTCGCGGAAGGGGAGGCAGGCTTCGGGCGCGCGAGTCGCCGGGCCCCGGAATGGGCCCGGCGGGAGGTCAGCGCGCGAGGCTCAGCCGCTCTTCTTGAGCTGCTTGAGGCGGTGCTGCTCGACCCAGGTGCGAGCCTCGGGGAGCGTCTTCACGAAGACGGTCTCGAAGCGCGTCTTGCCGGTGAAGAGCATGCCCAGGGCAATCACCTTGCCGAAGGTCTGCTGCACCACGTCCGCTCCGACGTAGATGGAGCCCTTGAACCAGTCGGCCTTGCCATTCTCCGAGAGGTACCGCCGCGGCTCCGCCCCCAGCTGGGACTGGCCGATTTCGGCGATCATGTAGTACGGGCCGTTCTTCGCGACTTCGCCGTACACAGCCACGGCCCGCTGGATTTCCTCCAGGCTGATGTTCCCGGAGAAGGTCGCCACCACGACGTCCGGCGGCTCGTAGCGCACCTTGTGTGCGCCGATCTTCCACTCCTGTTGCTGCATGGCACTCCCTTCGGAATCCACGCCAGCATAACGCCAGGAATTGTCCTACGCGACATTCCAGACTTTCCCGGGAGTATGGCCTTCGGATTCCGGGAGGCGGAAGGTCACCCGGCCTTGCGCTGGCGGCCGGCGCGGTGCTGGGTCACCCAGGCGCGGGCGTCGTCGACGGTGGCGACGAAGACGGTCTCGAAGCTCGTCTTGCCGGTGTAGAGCATGGCGAGGGCGATGGCCTTGCCGAAGGTGCGCTGCACGACGTCGGCGCCCACGTAGACGACGGCGTGGAACCACTCGGAGCGGCCATTGTCGGAGAGGTACCTGCGGCCGGCGGTGTCAATCTGGGAGCGGCCGATGTCGGCGATGCAGTAGTACTGGCCGTGGCGCTCGAAGGTCTCCTTGTAGAGCTGGGACGTGCGCTTCACCTCGTCCATGTTGATGAGGCCCGTGAAGGCGACCACCAGCGTGTCGGGCGGTTCGAAGTGCGAATGGTGCTCGCCGAACTT contains these protein-coding regions:
- a CDS encoding cytochrome P450; the encoded protein is MPVTVQKQEETGVPAHATAAVRSPHLGAQYNPFAGPHVENPHPFFEKLRKEEPVTFSPMLNMWLVSRFEDITAILKDPARFSNKDMLGSGTHLTEEAKAILAKGHDTRHVLLGMDPPDHTRLRRLMNRGFTAQRINGMAPFIQKMANELVDKFAGDSRADLVEQLAYPLPAYVILGIMGVPAEDVWKIKRWSADWQQLTFEHIAPEKQVEMANGVIEFQQYCVRLIEERRKAPREDLTSYLVAVEDDGEALTIDELVMAIGASMLSAGHESTTALMANTWKLALEHGLWEQLRANRELVPKFCEEASRFDSVQHSMLRTAREDVMVGGVKIPAGSRLMLLYAAGSRDESLCPYANKLDINREKVPQHLTYGRGTHFCLGAPLARLQFQITTNVLLDRLPELKLVPHQDYGTWQSIVLRQMKHLKVEWTHQV
- a CDS encoding STAS/SEC14 domain-containing protein gives rise to the protein MQQQEWKIGAHKVRYEPPDVVVATFSGNISLEEIQRAVAVYGEVAKNGPYYMIAEIGQSQLGAEPRRYLSENGKADWFKGSIYVGADVVQQTFGKVIALGMLFTGKTRFETVFVKTLPEARTWVEQHRLKQLKKSG
- a CDS encoding STAS/SEC14 domain-containing protein — encoded protein: MKQQEELKFGEHHSHFEPPDTLVVAFTGLINMDEVKRTSQLYKETFERHGQYYCIADIGRSQIDTAGRRYLSDNGRSEWFHAVVYVGADVVQRTFGKAIALAMLYTGKTSFETVFVATVDDARAWVTQHRAGRQRKAG